From the Conexivisphaerales archaeon genome, the window AAGATCGATAAGACCTCTTAGAAGATAGCTTGGCTTCTTCCTCCATTTTATTCAATTCGAAATGAGACCTTAGTGCATAAAATGTGGTAAATGATAAAATGAGCAGGAATACGACCAGAACTATATACAGAGTCAAAATGCTTTCCCTCATAAATGAGGAGAACATGAGGAGAATACTTTCAGGTAATAATAACCAAGAAAGGACGTAAGCTAACCCGCTATCTGAATTTATCTGCCTCTCAAGAGATCTCACCCTTTCGATTCCAGTGGCTCTTTCAAGCAGCTGAGCAAGTTCCCAGATAACGGTTTCCAGTCTTTTCAATACAGCATTTACTGTATCGGCTCCTCTCTCAGCTTCCTGAGCCTTGACTGAAGTATAGTATTTCATCAATTCATCAAGCAATTGAACAGTTTCTCCGGCAGAAAGTATCTGTGTTAGATATGTGAGAAACTCAAGGCTCCTGTCTTCAGTCAACCTTGATGTTAAACGTGCAGATAGCCTTTTGCTTCTGACCTTGACGTAACGCGTCAGGAAGAGGCTGATTACGGATGCTAGTATCATGACCGAGGAGAAAAGTAAAAAGTAAGCATTCAGGACTCCTCAACCCCTATACTATCGCAGATTGATTCAAACCTATTACCTTACTTGGACCGGGTTATTCCTGGGGCTTCAGAAATTCCCTCAATGCCTTTGATTGATCTTGCAGCTGATTTTTCGCCTTAAGAAATTCGTCTAGCCTGGCCAAAAATAATTTGCCCTTCTCGGTCGAAACAAAGACCTTCTGCTTGTCATTGTACTCAAGTAGACCCTGCTTCATTAGCACCTGTAAATACCTCTTAAGTTGTCTGGAGTTTAAGGCAGCTCTATACATTATCCTGGTCTTTATCGCACCGTCTAGAGCCGCTCTAATTATCTCGCCGAGCACTTCTTCCTTGCTTCTTCGCCTGGATTTTCTCTCCATTTTCTCCAATACACTTTTGAAGGTGA encodes:
- a CDS encoding winged helix-turn-helix domain-containing protein, translated to MERKSRRRSKEEVLGEIIRAALDGAIKTRIMYRAALNSRQLKRYLQVLMKQGLLEYNDKQKVFVSTEKGKLFLARLDEFLKAKNQLQDQSKALREFLKPQE